The following coding sequences are from one Gossypium hirsutum isolate 1008001.06 chromosome A12, Gossypium_hirsutum_v2.1, whole genome shotgun sequence window:
- the LOC107934730 gene encoding ACT domain-containing protein ACR4 isoform X1 → MEMNMSFSRDMDDEYEKFIRRMNPPRVVIDNESCKNATVIRVDSANRHGILLEVVQILTDINLIITKAYISSDGNWFMDVFNVTDQDGNKILDEGILDYIRKSLGPESCFMPSIRSVGMKQSMDHTAIELTGSDRPGLLSEVSAVLRHLKCNVVNAEVWTHNTRAAAVVQVTDEETETAISDPERLSRIKSLLYSVLKGSNKSSLAKTVVSHSVTHTERRLHQMMFADRDYERTGGDVLDDRQRPNVDVVNWHDKDYSVVTIGCKDRPKLLFDTVCTLTDMDYVVFHANIDTLGPDSYQEYYIRHLDGSPVKSDAERQRVTQCLEAAIERRVSEGLKLELCTTDRVGLLSDVTRIFRENSLTVTRAEVTTKAGKAVNTFYVRDASGYPVDVKTIDSIRQVLGQTILKVKGNPDDSKPVSQESPTRFLFGGLFKSKSFVNFSLVRSYS, encoded by the exons ATGG AGATGAATATGAGCTTTTCTCGTGACATGGATGATGAATATGAGAAATTCATTAGAAGAATGAATCCACCCAG AGTTGTGATTGATAATGAATCCTGCAAAAATGCAACTGTGATAAGG GTTGATAGTGCAAACAGACATGGAATCCTTCTTGAAGTTGTACAAATCCTTACTGATATTAATCTTATTATTACTAAAGCTTACATATCTTCTGATGGCAATTGGTTCATGGATG tTTTTAATGTTACTGATCAAGACGGAAACAAGATCCTAGATGAAGGGATTCTAGATTATATAAGGAAG TCTCTAGGACCAGAATCTTGTTTCATGCCTTCAATAAGATCAGTTGGGATGAAGCAATCAATGGATCACACTGCGATCGAGTTAACAGGAAGTGACAGACCAGGATTGCTGTCTGAAGTGAGTGCTGTCCTAAGGCATCTTAAATGCAATGTAGTAAATGCTGAAGTTTGGACACATAACACTCGTGCTGCCGCTGTGGTGCAAGTGACTGATGAGGAAACAGAAACTGCAATTTCTGACCCGGAAAGGCTATCCAGGATAAAGTCACTTCTTTACAGTGTACTGAAGGGAAGCAACAAATCAAGTTTAGCCAAAACCGTTGTCTCTCATTCAGTCACACATACCGAGAGAAGGCTTCACCAGATGATGTTTGCTGATAGGGATTATGAACGAACGGGGGGCGATGTCTTGGACGACAGACAAAGGCCAAATGTTGATGTTGTTAATTGGCATGATAAGGACTATTCAGTGGTTACCATTGGGTGTAAAGATAGGCCGAAACTTCTCTTCGATACTGTTTGCACCTTGACAGATATGGACTATGTAGTATTTCACGCAAATATTGATACTTTGGGGCCAGATTCTTATCAG GAATATTACATTCGACATTTAGACGGATCCCCAGTGAAATCTGATGCAGAGAGACAAAGGGTAACTCAATGTCTTGAAGCAGCAATCGAGAGAAGAGTATCTGAG GGTTTGAAGCTAGAGCTTTGCACAACAGACAGAGTGGGATTGCTGTCTGATGTAACTCGGATCTTCCGAGAGAACAGCCTGACAGTCACCCGAGCAGAAGTGACAACAAAAGCAGGCAAAGCTGTGAACACGTTCTATGTTCGTGACGCATCAGGCTATCCTGTAGATGTTAAGACCATAGATTCTATCAGACAAGTTCTTGGCCAGACCATTCTAAAAGTTAAAGGTAACCCTGACGACAGTAAACCAGTTTCTCAGGAATCTCCAACCAGGTTCCTTTTCGGTGGTCTCTTCAAATCAAAATCTTTTGTCAACTTCAGCTTGGTTAGGTCTTATTCTTag
- the LOC107934730 gene encoding ACT domain-containing protein ACR4 isoform X2, whose amino-acid sequence MNMSFSRDMDDEYEKFIRRMNPPRVVIDNESCKNATVIRVDSANRHGILLEVVQILTDINLIITKAYISSDGNWFMDVFNVTDQDGNKILDEGILDYIRKSLGPESCFMPSIRSVGMKQSMDHTAIELTGSDRPGLLSEVSAVLRHLKCNVVNAEVWTHNTRAAAVVQVTDEETETAISDPERLSRIKSLLYSVLKGSNKSSLAKTVVSHSVTHTERRLHQMMFADRDYERTGGDVLDDRQRPNVDVVNWHDKDYSVVTIGCKDRPKLLFDTVCTLTDMDYVVFHANIDTLGPDSYQEYYIRHLDGSPVKSDAERQRVTQCLEAAIERRVSEGLKLELCTTDRVGLLSDVTRIFRENSLTVTRAEVTTKAGKAVNTFYVRDASGYPVDVKTIDSIRQVLGQTILKVKGNPDDSKPVSQESPTRFLFGGLFKSKSFVNFSLVRSYS is encoded by the exons ATGAATATGAGCTTTTCTCGTGACATGGATGATGAATATGAGAAATTCATTAGAAGAATGAATCCACCCAG AGTTGTGATTGATAATGAATCCTGCAAAAATGCAACTGTGATAAGG GTTGATAGTGCAAACAGACATGGAATCCTTCTTGAAGTTGTACAAATCCTTACTGATATTAATCTTATTATTACTAAAGCTTACATATCTTCTGATGGCAATTGGTTCATGGATG tTTTTAATGTTACTGATCAAGACGGAAACAAGATCCTAGATGAAGGGATTCTAGATTATATAAGGAAG TCTCTAGGACCAGAATCTTGTTTCATGCCTTCAATAAGATCAGTTGGGATGAAGCAATCAATGGATCACACTGCGATCGAGTTAACAGGAAGTGACAGACCAGGATTGCTGTCTGAAGTGAGTGCTGTCCTAAGGCATCTTAAATGCAATGTAGTAAATGCTGAAGTTTGGACACATAACACTCGTGCTGCCGCTGTGGTGCAAGTGACTGATGAGGAAACAGAAACTGCAATTTCTGACCCGGAAAGGCTATCCAGGATAAAGTCACTTCTTTACAGTGTACTGAAGGGAAGCAACAAATCAAGTTTAGCCAAAACCGTTGTCTCTCATTCAGTCACACATACCGAGAGAAGGCTTCACCAGATGATGTTTGCTGATAGGGATTATGAACGAACGGGGGGCGATGTCTTGGACGACAGACAAAGGCCAAATGTTGATGTTGTTAATTGGCATGATAAGGACTATTCAGTGGTTACCATTGGGTGTAAAGATAGGCCGAAACTTCTCTTCGATACTGTTTGCACCTTGACAGATATGGACTATGTAGTATTTCACGCAAATATTGATACTTTGGGGCCAGATTCTTATCAG GAATATTACATTCGACATTTAGACGGATCCCCAGTGAAATCTGATGCAGAGAGACAAAGGGTAACTCAATGTCTTGAAGCAGCAATCGAGAGAAGAGTATCTGAG GGTTTGAAGCTAGAGCTTTGCACAACAGACAGAGTGGGATTGCTGTCTGATGTAACTCGGATCTTCCGAGAGAACAGCCTGACAGTCACCCGAGCAGAAGTGACAACAAAAGCAGGCAAAGCTGTGAACACGTTCTATGTTCGTGACGCATCAGGCTATCCTGTAGATGTTAAGACCATAGATTCTATCAGACAAGTTCTTGGCCAGACCATTCTAAAAGTTAAAGGTAACCCTGACGACAGTAAACCAGTTTCTCAGGAATCTCCAACCAGGTTCCTTTTCGGTGGTCTCTTCAAATCAAAATCTTTTGTCAACTTCAGCTTGGTTAGGTCTTATTCTTag